CGCGTGCGGGTTGCGTGAGAAAGCCCGGCTGGAACAGCGTCGAGATGCCCTCGAACAGGATGTAGGCCACCATGGAGACGACGATGAGCATGACGATGGCGACAATCACCGTCAGCACGCCTGTGGCGATGCGGTCCTGCTTTTGGACACGCCCGAGTCTCGCCTCGTCAATATGGATGCGCGTGCTAGCCACGAGCCTTCGCCCCCTTGCGGCCGATAAGGTGGATGATCAGGATGAAGATGAGGCTCATGCCCATCAGCAGCAGACCGAGCGCCCACAGGACGTCGTCTTGAGCCGAGCCCTCGGCATAGACCGCCATAGATGTGGTGAGCGTAGTGGTGATGGTGGACGCCGGCGACAGCAGCGACGTCGGCATGGCCTCGATACCGCCGATAACCATGCGCACGGCGAGCGTCTCGCCAAAGGCGCGGGTCATGCCAAGGATGACCGCGGTCATGAGCGAGGGCATGGCGGACTTCAGCACCACGTGCCAGATGGTCTGCCAGCGGGTGTAGCCCAGCGCGAGCGAACCCTGACGGTAGCTGTCGGGCACGGCGCGCAGACCATCGACCGAAAGCGTGGTCATCGTCGGCAGAATCATGACGGCCAGCACGATGGCGCCGGGCAAGATGCCCAGACCCGTGCTCGCATGGAAAACGCTCTTCATAAGGCCGACGACTACGTGAAAGCCAATCAGGCCAAAAACGACCGAGGGAATACCGGTCAAAAGCTCAATGAGCGGCTGAAAGACCTTGGAGCCAAACTTAGGCTGGATCTCAACCGCAAAGATGGCAGAGCCGATGGCGATGGGCAGCGCGATGAGCGTGGAGAGCACCATGACCGCAAACGAGGTGACGATCAGGGGCAGGGCGCCAGTGTAGGGCAGGCCGTTTTCGGCCGTGTTGGCCAGGTCCCACTTGGTACCGGTAAAAAACTCGACGATCGAGACGCCGTCCTTGAGAAAAGCCGAGAGGCCCTTTTGGGCGACCATAAAGATGAGCGCGGCAACGACAAGCGTCACGAGCGCTACGCACGCACCCGTGACGCCCAGGCCCACGTTCTCAAGCTCGCGCTTTGGCAGCTGTTTTGCCATTGCAAACCTTTCCGGGGGCGATTACTTATTTAGCGGAGACCTTGCCACTGGCGTCCTTGACGACCTTCATGGCAGAGACGGGAATAAAGCCCTGCTCCTCGACGAGCTTGCCCTGGACGTCGTCGGAAAGCATGAACTCCAGGAAGGCCTTGGTGGCCTCGTCGGCGTCCTTAGCGCAGTACATGTGCTCGGTCGCCCAGATCTTGAAGGAGTCGTCAGTGACGTTTGCGCTCTTGGGCTCCACGCCCTCGACCTTGATGGCATTGAACTTGGAGTTGTCGAAGTGCGAGAAGTCGAGGTAGGAGATGGCGTTGTCGGTGCTGCCCATCTGAGTCTGGACATCGCCGGACTTGTCGAGCTCGGCGTCGCCCTTAAAGTCGACGGCCTCGTCGCCAAAGACGGCGGCCTCGAAGGTGGCGCGGGTGCCGGAGCCGGCCTTGCGGTTGAGGACAACGATCTTGGCGTCGTCGCCGCCGACCTCCTTCCAGTTGGTGATCTGGCCGGAGAAGATGCCCTTGAGCTGCTCGAGGGACAGGTCGTCGACCGTCACGTTCTTGGAGACGACGGGACCCATGCCCACGACGGCGACCTCGTGGTCGACGAGGTTCTTGACCTGATCGGCCTCGAGCTTGGTCTCGGCGAAGACGTCGGAGTTGCCGATGGTGACGGTGCCGGCGGCGACAGCGGTCAGGCCCTTGCCCGAACCGTTACCCGAACCAGAGACGGAGACGTCCGGGTTGGCATCCATGAACTTCTCGGCAGCGGCCTCGACGAGAGCCTGGAACGAGGAGGCGCCGTCGTAGGTCACCTCACCGGAGACGGACTCGGCAGCAGCAGCGCTACCCTTGTCGGCGGCGTCGGATGCGCCGGAGCCGCCGCAACCAACGAGACCGAGACCGACGATGCTGGCAAGACCGCCAGCGAGGCCGAGGAACTGACGACGAGAATAAGTCTGATCGA
The DNA window shown above is from Collinsella aerofaciens and carries:
- the pstC gene encoding phosphate ABC transporter permease subunit PstC; translation: MAKQLPKRELENVGLGVTGACVALVTLVVAALIFMVAQKGLSAFLKDGVSIVEFFTGTKWDLANTAENGLPYTGALPLIVTSFAVMVLSTLIALPIAIGSAIFAVEIQPKFGSKVFQPLIELLTGIPSVVFGLIGFHVVVGLMKSVFHASTGLGILPGAIVLAVMILPTMTTLSVDGLRAVPDSYRQGSLALGYTRWQTIWHVVLKSAMPSLMTAVILGMTRAFGETLAVRMVIGGIEAMPTSLLSPASTITTTLTTSMAVYAEGSAQDDVLWALGLLLMGMSLIFILIIHLIGRKGAKARG
- a CDS encoding phosphate ABC transporter substrate-binding protein — translated: MLDQTYSRRQFLGLAGGLASIVGLGLVGCGGSGASDAADKGSAAAAESVSGEVTYDGASSFQALVEAAAEKFMDANPDVSVSGSGNGSGKGLTAVAAGTVTIGNSDVFAETKLEADQVKNLVDHEVAVVGMGPVVSKNVTVDDLSLEQLKGIFSGQITNWKEVGGDDAKIVVLNRKAGSGTRATFEAAVFGDEAVDFKGDAELDKSGDVQTQMGSTDNAISYLDFSHFDNSKFNAIKVEGVEPKSANVTDDSFKIWATEHMYCAKDADEATKAFLEFMLSDDVQGKLVEEQGFIPVSAMKVVKDASGKVSAK